In one Corallococcus sp. EGB genomic region, the following are encoded:
- a CDS encoding DUF1622 domain-containing protein gives MRFVDFVSLAAQLFEASGVIVMVVGAAVSVAFVVRDARGARQANPYRQLRQYLGRAILLGLELLVAADIIRTVAEAPTLRQVFILGLIVLIRTFLSFTLEVEIDGRWPWQQRPRAEDRAGPPRV, from the coding sequence ATGCGATTCGTGGACTTCGTGAGCCTGGCCGCCCAGCTGTTCGAGGCCTCGGGCGTGATCGTGATGGTGGTGGGGGCGGCGGTCTCCGTGGCTTTCGTCGTCCGGGACGCACGGGGGGCACGCCAGGCGAACCCCTACCGCCAGCTGCGCCAGTATCTGGGCCGCGCCATCCTGTTGGGGCTGGAGCTGCTCGTCGCGGCGGACATCATCCGCACGGTCGCCGAGGCGCCCACGCTCAGGCAGGTGTTCATCCTGGGCCTCATCGTCCTCATCCGGACCTTCCTCAGCTTCACGCTGGAGGTGGAGATCGACGGACGCTGGCCCTGGCAGCAACGCCCCCGCGCCGAGGACAGGGCCGGCCCGCCACGCGTCTGA
- the serC gene encoding 3-phosphoserine/phosphohydroxythreonine transaminase: MRVINFNPGPAGLPTTALERARDELLDFQGTGMSIIEHSHRGKAFEAVHNEAIGLVRELLAVPDTHEVLFLQGGASQQFAQVPMNFLTRDASADYVVTGGWSEKAVDEARYYGTPRIAANTMDKDKRFTRVPTQAELQLDPKAAYVHMTSNNTLFGTQWHTFPDVGQVPLVADMSSDILWKPIDVRRFALIYAGAQKNIGPSGIVLVLVDKAFMAKGRKDIPKIFRYTTYAENNSLYNTPPTFSIYLCRNVLAWIKGVGGLKQVEAWNREKGDLLYSAIDRNAGFYRAPVEKASRSYMNVVFRLRDEKLEEAFVAEGAKAGMVGMKGHRITGGIRVSLYNAVTVDHVKTLVSFMDDFAKRNG; encoded by the coding sequence ATGCGCGTCATCAACTTCAATCCCGGCCCCGCGGGCCTCCCCACAACAGCGCTGGAGCGAGCCCGGGACGAGCTGCTCGACTTCCAGGGCACCGGGATGTCGATCATCGAGCACAGCCACCGGGGCAAGGCCTTCGAGGCGGTCCACAACGAGGCCATTGGCCTGGTCAGGGAGCTGCTCGCCGTTCCGGACACCCATGAGGTCCTCTTCCTCCAGGGCGGCGCCTCGCAGCAGTTCGCGCAGGTGCCCATGAACTTCCTCACCCGGGACGCCTCCGCGGACTACGTGGTGACGGGAGGCTGGAGCGAGAAGGCGGTGGACGAGGCGCGCTACTACGGCACGCCGCGCATCGCCGCGAACACGATGGACAAGGACAAGCGCTTCACGCGCGTGCCCACGCAGGCGGAACTCCAGCTCGATCCGAAGGCCGCCTACGTCCACATGACGAGCAACAACACGCTCTTCGGGACGCAATGGCACACGTTCCCGGACGTGGGGCAGGTGCCGCTGGTGGCGGACATGAGCTCTGACATCCTGTGGAAGCCCATTGACGTCAGGCGCTTCGCGCTCATCTACGCGGGAGCGCAGAAGAACATCGGGCCGTCAGGCATTGTCCTGGTGCTGGTGGACAAGGCGTTCATGGCGAAGGGCCGGAAGGACATCCCGAAGATCTTCCGCTACACGACCTACGCGGAGAACAACTCGCTCTACAACACGCCCCCGACCTTCTCCATCTACCTGTGCCGCAACGTGCTCGCGTGGATCAAGGGCGTGGGCGGCCTGAAGCAGGTGGAGGCCTGGAACCGCGAGAAGGGCGATTTGCTGTACTCGGCCATCGACCGCAACGCGGGCTTCTACCGGGCCCCGGTGGAGAAGGCGTCACGCTCGTACATGAACGTCGTCTTCCGCCTGCGTGACGAAAAGCTGGAAGAGGCCTTCGTGGCCGAAGGCGCCAAGGCTGGCATGGTGGGAATGAAGGGCCACCGCATCACGGGCGGCATCCGCGTGTCGCTGTACAATGCGGTGACCGTGGACCACGTGAAGACGCTGGTGTCCTTCATGGACGACTTCGCGAAGCGGAACGGGTAG
- a CDS encoding superoxide dismutase: MPFTLPELPYKKDALAPHMSAETLEYHHDKHHATYVNKLNELTAGKPEASKSLEEVILSSDGPVFNNAAQVWNHTFFWNCMKPAGGGKPTGELADAINRDFGSFDEFKKQFSDAAATQFGSGWAWLVKDGNKLAVMKTSNADLPMKHGKKALLTIDVWEHAYYIDYRNARPKFIETFLNSLVNWDFVAQNFKNP; the protein is encoded by the coding sequence ATGCCCTTCACGCTGCCCGAGCTCCCCTACAAGAAGGACGCGCTGGCCCCGCACATGAGCGCGGAGACGCTGGAGTACCACCACGACAAGCACCACGCGACGTACGTGAACAAGCTGAACGAGCTGACCGCCGGCAAGCCCGAGGCCAGCAAGTCGCTGGAGGAGGTCATCCTCAGCAGCGACGGTCCCGTGTTCAACAACGCGGCCCAGGTGTGGAACCACACGTTCTTCTGGAACTGCATGAAGCCGGCCGGCGGCGGCAAGCCGACGGGTGAGCTGGCGGACGCCATCAACCGCGACTTCGGCTCCTTCGACGAGTTCAAGAAGCAGTTCTCCGACGCCGCCGCCACGCAGTTCGGCTCCGGTTGGGCCTGGCTGGTGAAGGATGGCAACAAGCTGGCCGTCATGAAGACGTCCAACGCGGACCTGCCGATGAAGCACGGCAAGAAGGCGCTGCTCACCATCGACGTGTGGGAGCACGCCTATTACATCGACTACCGCAACGCGCGCCCCAAGTTCATCGAGACCTTCCTCAACAGCCTCGTGAACTGGGACTTCGTGGCCCAGAACTTCAAGAACCCCTGA
- a CDS encoding flavin reductase family protein: MTQSGTEGVSAPDFREAMSRWASGVAVVSVRDADGIAATTVSSFSSLSLTPPLIVLALQQSSRTLKRVEVARRFSVSVLSTTQRDVSVQCAKGEAEGRVFDEEAFVQDSLVGLACALLDVHRYGDHLLLVGRVERIQRGVDGEPLLYWNRAYRALTAHPEPGPAPK, encoded by the coding sequence ATGACTCAGAGCGGCACTGAAGGGGTGTCGGCCCCGGACTTCCGGGAGGCGATGTCCCGGTGGGCGAGCGGGGTGGCCGTGGTGTCCGTCCGTGACGCGGACGGGATCGCGGCGACGACGGTCAGCTCCTTCAGCTCCCTCTCCCTGACGCCTCCGCTGATTGTCCTGGCGCTGCAGCAGTCCTCCCGCACGCTCAAGCGGGTGGAGGTTGCCCGTCGCTTCAGTGTGAGCGTGCTGTCCACCACCCAACGCGACGTGTCCGTCCAATGCGCGAAGGGAGAGGCCGAAGGCCGGGTGTTCGACGAAGAGGCCTTCGTGCAGGACAGCCTGGTGGGTCTGGCGTGCGCTCTGTTGGATGTGCACCGTTACGGCGATCACCTGTTGCTGGTGGGCCGCGTGGAGCGCATCCAGCGGGGAGTGGACGGAGAACCGCTGCTCTACTGGAACCGGGCGTATCGCGCGCTGACGGCGCATCCGGAGCCAGGGCCCGCCCCGAAGTAG
- a CDS encoding RHS repeat-associated core domain-containing protein, protein MSEFREEGNVEDNGKPNVGAGTVMKKRWSRGAVRGLIVSGVVLVGLGVAVATEYTNEQVQQRVDQAPLSPAPPLGGPGSAGVSTEAAVPVGSLRPTYTETDFSLSSAIGDFAFTRTFTASTEANDLGIPEKRMLTPFGRVMSPNGTSNSFRWTHNLYSYVLMGVNRLKDPSETDVVERNFATVVAPSGNTYRFDLFDLETPGTFAYSTRDQHVKLRWDGDGFTLISPEGRFRYTQDVLVGGQTQVALPHTRWSSAFFLTEIEPTSYGTSMVAGNAGRRLIASLQYHTATPAGCTAPSTTYARPTAMVRYVNLANGARLAFSYAALPTQDTTLTSTHECVLSKVDLEEGTSGTGLGTRNVVTYDFAMHDINGLVVSNPAGMLGGARYYVGVAPNVPAGAEAPVPTQMTYIWSDLGATFGTVRWKVFRDGVLVSNKLLDRQRFYVKEDEDSWRKQWVTAVNAVTGPWCGPGMLSGSCASSQKQSFDELVSAGDGFQQSRANLVRSFIATNSWTHGVTTTGAEIKCGTDGFYNEPYCKGVGISLTPQHPRGWNAEYLGDAPYYERWTGMAKNQKDARGFYSVYTNALATNGNGSRAEIPLGLYMKPGEMRKAEFGALDYSGNGALLTKFYSYEYGRAGTYPGYEQQLKTETGTSAMASRVGPSAQATWTYQYEPTTNRLMAKVRSGYTWDFTTSFGTPTLKHLATFYRTYRSCSAESQANADPQARAVEIEGPCWVSSETATSCNGPAPVTHYFYGAATASNGQQQHLVRKRVFTQLVSAGQCGTAPYLDTTYDAYDDAGRLLQSTDSAGIQTRYAYAAGKLVRKTVKAGLLADLVTDYGYDNGLHGDYIRHPDGRYEVQCYRTGTGSSGCVGGTLTDKLQWKATAASASGANYSERVNYFYRWGRLSKEETLAAGGVLRSRRTYDADPLGRPTFQGFGEEWGEGASWNSTYSYTKLFDSENNPIREGLPYLASYGRPAAFCGGFNSSGALTTLPPECRAFEYDRLNRLVSMLEAAGPAGGPAATATHVAYDGAGNVRSIKQGCAAGTTLDTCANQPAIEYLHDDFGNLLEVKAPWGMAATPGQTPSAGPSVIQFAYDTLGNPIVKQTSSMAQTASWTAYQYDAIGRQLWADARRSTQSERLYQYWYAGQVPGVPTGCPAAFPGQQHVMVDSFGSTWFQYDAFGRVTAKYRVRGAQTHPPSQGCNTSPFFSGKDSPNHFYSYDYAGRLMGEIYPYGRGIEYRYYAASTGMPHRISDIYAAHLYPDGSSGQDPLITAVEWEPYGGLKAYRVHSRGESGIPVSAQVRYHQGGSNAGIADCSTASFSQAVDSAGVPFGRLSGLSVTRSTTGDVFKRAYRYQADQLLGEDTCILQTSSTQMPATQDYAGPSGEPGYDARLQLRRVRNGHGVGGNMSVTDRTMSYSYDARGNRTSETQNNFTVQSEYTSAFPRVDQLVTRKHSAPACPTGQVGCLSYGITTRYQHDMAGRMSNASWYLTQTSPSPYYSLTLNATTASPVDLGAVYRQVSSTQTGGSGSNYEYFYDAAGRRRLKRSWDGREDEYFYSGTQLLVDVGQISANPSTTDYVLDEYVWLDGRPVAIIKSRFEHTSFVRMADNTQDCARFSVESDVPCGTYFPVTDGIGKPVLLLDSKGRISGTGDYEPFGHVNRVAQYAAAQDPIPSMATLQAPANPALVTQVRGRFEWVSVGVQEGVYLSDAQSTPLQGANSGDGQLVGGTRGHVLTPGWVNTPSDGTFYVVIALDNDSQTHATAYLSGFEYRRYEPTTKPVWLPLRYPGQYYDSETELFENWNRYYDASIGRFFAPDPAVAEPVLMIAALEKGRSMGAYAYAANSPVVMVDTTGLHEAGETDISSASSAQGEGVAECAKDPQCAEFMASYAVSVSLLQVQVPFAAGVALTILANPGELSANDGSQPSSNDTTVAPPLTETPATEPYARPANATTPEMRASVQGKPCADCGAVTPNQRADHIKPLVVEHYETGKIDLQKMRTIEAVRPQCPTCSARQGGILRQFSMAMRRLIKR, encoded by the coding sequence ATGAGTGAGTTTCGAGAGGAAGGCAACGTGGAAGACAACGGAAAACCCAACGTAGGCGCAGGAACCGTGATGAAAAAGAGATGGAGCAGAGGGGCCGTCCGGGGCCTGATTGTCAGTGGCGTGGTATTGGTGGGACTCGGCGTGGCGGTGGCGACCGAGTACACCAATGAGCAGGTACAGCAGCGTGTGGATCAGGCTCCGCTCAGTCCGGCGCCGCCGCTGGGGGGGCCAGGCAGCGCAGGGGTCTCTACGGAGGCCGCGGTGCCTGTCGGGTCTCTGCGTCCCACATACACGGAGACGGACTTCAGCCTGTCTTCGGCGATTGGTGACTTCGCATTCACCCGCACCTTCACTGCGTCCACCGAGGCGAACGACCTGGGGATTCCGGAGAAGCGGATGCTCACGCCCTTCGGGCGTGTGATGAGTCCAAACGGGACGAGTAATTCCTTCCGCTGGACGCACAATCTCTACAGCTACGTCCTCATGGGGGTGAACAGGTTGAAAGATCCCTCGGAAACGGATGTCGTTGAACGGAATTTCGCCACGGTGGTGGCCCCATCCGGAAACACCTACCGCTTCGACCTCTTTGACCTGGAGACGCCGGGAACGTTCGCGTATTCGACGCGTGATCAGCACGTCAAACTCCGGTGGGACGGCGACGGCTTCACGCTCATCAGCCCCGAGGGCCGTTTTCGCTACACTCAGGACGTCCTGGTTGGGGGACAGACGCAGGTTGCCCTTCCCCATACGCGGTGGAGTAGTGCCTTTTTCCTGACGGAGATTGAGCCTACCTCCTATGGCACGAGCATGGTTGCGGGAAATGCCGGCCGGCGCCTGATCGCGTCGCTTCAGTATCACACGGCGACGCCGGCGGGCTGCACGGCACCCTCGACAACTTACGCGAGGCCTACAGCGATGGTTCGCTATGTCAACCTGGCCAATGGCGCTCGGCTGGCCTTCTCGTACGCCGCCCTGCCGACCCAGGACACGACGCTGACTTCCACGCACGAGTGTGTCCTCTCCAAGGTCGACCTGGAGGAGGGCACGTCGGGGACGGGACTGGGGACGCGCAATGTGGTGACCTACGACTTCGCGATGCACGACATCAACGGGCTGGTGGTTTCGAATCCCGCCGGCATGTTGGGAGGCGCCCGCTACTATGTGGGCGTGGCGCCAAACGTGCCCGCGGGCGCGGAGGCCCCGGTGCCGACGCAGATGACCTACATCTGGTCGGACCTGGGAGCCACGTTTGGAACAGTGCGGTGGAAGGTGTTTCGTGACGGAGTGCTCGTCTCGAACAAGCTTCTGGACCGCCAGCGGTTCTATGTCAAAGAGGACGAGGATTCCTGGAGGAAGCAGTGGGTTACGGCAGTGAATGCCGTCACGGGGCCATGGTGTGGCCCCGGAATGCTGAGCGGAAGCTGTGCGAGCTCACAGAAGCAGAGCTTCGACGAGTTGGTGAGTGCCGGAGATGGCTTTCAGCAGTCCCGAGCCAACCTGGTGCGTTCGTTCATTGCGACGAACTCATGGACCCATGGTGTCACCACCACGGGCGCTGAAATCAAGTGTGGGACGGACGGCTTCTACAATGAGCCATACTGCAAGGGCGTGGGCATCAGCCTGACGCCGCAGCATCCGCGCGGCTGGAACGCCGAGTACCTTGGGGACGCCCCCTACTATGAACGTTGGACTGGAATGGCCAAGAACCAGAAGGACGCGCGCGGCTTCTACTCCGTCTACACCAATGCGCTGGCTACGAATGGAAACGGCAGCCGGGCGGAGATTCCTCTCGGCCTCTACATGAAGCCAGGAGAGATGCGCAAGGCGGAATTCGGCGCTTTGGATTACTCGGGCAATGGAGCTTTGCTCACGAAGTTCTACTCCTACGAGTATGGCCGTGCCGGCACCTATCCGGGGTATGAGCAGCAGTTGAAGACGGAGACGGGGACCTCCGCCATGGCCAGCCGGGTGGGCCCCAGTGCTCAGGCAACGTGGACGTATCAATACGAGCCCACGACCAACCGCCTGATGGCCAAGGTTCGGAGTGGGTACACCTGGGACTTCACGACCAGCTTTGGTACGCCCACGCTGAAGCACCTGGCGACTTTCTATCGCACCTATCGCTCATGCTCGGCGGAGTCCCAGGCGAACGCGGATCCGCAGGCGCGCGCTGTGGAAATCGAAGGGCCCTGCTGGGTCTCGAGTGAGACGGCGACGTCTTGCAATGGTCCTGCGCCAGTCACGCACTACTTCTACGGGGCGGCGACGGCGTCCAACGGCCAGCAGCAGCACCTGGTGCGCAAGCGCGTATTCACGCAGCTTGTCAGTGCGGGGCAGTGTGGCACGGCGCCCTATCTCGACACCACCTACGACGCCTACGACGACGCGGGCCGGCTGCTGCAGAGCACGGACTCTGCTGGCATCCAGACGCGCTATGCCTATGCGGCGGGGAAGTTGGTCCGCAAGACGGTGAAGGCGGGGCTGCTGGCGGACCTGGTCACGGACTATGGCTATGACAATGGCTTGCATGGCGACTACATCCGGCACCCGGATGGGCGCTACGAGGTGCAGTGCTACCGGACCGGGACGGGAAGTAGTGGCTGCGTGGGCGGGACGCTGACGGATAAGCTGCAGTGGAAGGCGACAGCCGCTTCTGCCTCGGGCGCGAACTACAGCGAGCGCGTGAACTACTTCTATCGCTGGGGACGGCTCAGCAAGGAGGAGACGCTGGCGGCGGGCGGCGTGCTCCGGTCGCGTCGCACGTATGACGCGGACCCGCTGGGGCGGCCGACCTTCCAGGGCTTTGGTGAAGAGTGGGGCGAAGGAGCCAGCTGGAACTCGACGTACTCTTACACGAAGCTTTTTGACTCTGAAAACAACCCCATCCGTGAAGGGCTGCCGTACCTCGCCAGCTATGGCCGTCCGGCTGCGTTCTGCGGCGGTTTCAATTCGAGCGGGGCGTTGACTACCCTGCCTCCCGAGTGCCGGGCCTTCGAGTACGACCGGCTCAATCGCTTGGTGTCGATGCTGGAGGCGGCGGGCCCAGCGGGTGGTCCGGCGGCGACGGCGACCCACGTCGCCTACGACGGCGCGGGCAACGTCCGGAGCATCAAGCAGGGCTGCGCGGCCGGCACCACGCTGGATACCTGCGCCAATCAGCCGGCCATTGAGTACCTGCATGACGACTTCGGCAACCTGCTGGAGGTGAAGGCCCCGTGGGGCATGGCCGCCACGCCGGGTCAGACGCCATCCGCGGGCCCCAGCGTCATCCAGTTCGCCTATGACACCCTGGGCAACCCCATCGTCAAGCAGACCTCCAGCATGGCGCAGACGGCGAGCTGGACGGCCTATCAGTACGATGCCATCGGTCGGCAGCTCTGGGCTGACGCGCGGAGGAGCACGCAGTCCGAGCGTCTCTACCAGTATTGGTACGCAGGGCAGGTTCCTGGCGTCCCCACGGGGTGTCCGGCGGCCTTCCCCGGGCAGCAGCACGTCATGGTGGATTCGTTTGGATCGACCTGGTTCCAGTACGATGCCTTCGGGCGCGTCACCGCGAAGTACCGCGTCCGTGGCGCGCAGACGCACCCTCCGTCGCAGGGCTGCAATACGTCTCCCTTCTTCTCTGGGAAGGACAGCCCGAACCACTTCTACTCCTACGACTACGCTGGGCGGTTGATGGGTGAAATCTACCCGTATGGCCGGGGTATCGAATACCGCTACTACGCGGCCAGCACGGGCATGCCTCACCGGATCAGCGACATCTATGCGGCTCACCTGTATCCCGACGGCAGCTCGGGCCAGGACCCCCTGATTACTGCGGTGGAGTGGGAACCCTACGGTGGCTTGAAGGCGTACCGGGTGCATTCTCGAGGCGAGTCGGGCATTCCGGTTTCCGCCCAGGTTCGCTACCACCAGGGGGGGAGTAACGCGGGGATTGCAGACTGCTCCACGGCTTCTTTCTCGCAGGCGGTAGATTCCGCGGGCGTTCCGTTTGGTCGGCTTTCAGGTTTGAGCGTTACCCGGAGCACCACAGGAGACGTCTTCAAGCGGGCCTACCGCTACCAGGCCGACCAACTGTTGGGAGAGGACACGTGCATCCTTCAGACCTCGAGCACGCAGATGCCCGCCACGCAGGACTACGCAGGGCCATCTGGAGAGCCAGGGTATGATGCTCGTCTCCAATTGCGCCGCGTGCGTAATGGGCATGGGGTCGGCGGAAATATGTCTGTGACGGATCGGACTATGTCTTATTCGTACGATGCGCGCGGCAACCGGACGAGCGAAACTCAGAACAACTTCACGGTACAGTCCGAGTACACAAGCGCCTTCCCCAGAGTGGATCAGCTTGTGACCCGCAAGCACTCGGCCCCCGCGTGCCCGACTGGGCAGGTCGGCTGCCTGAGCTACGGCATCACGACCCGCTATCAGCATGACATGGCGGGCCGGATGAGCAATGCGTCCTGGTATCTCACCCAGACGTCGCCTTCTCCGTACTACTCGCTGACGCTCAATGCGACCACGGCTTCCCCCGTGGACCTCGGGGCGGTCTACCGGCAGGTTTCGAGTACTCAGACGGGCGGTTCGGGCAGCAACTACGAATACTTCTACGACGCGGCAGGTCGGCGGCGCCTGAAGCGCAGTTGGGACGGACGTGAAGACGAGTACTTTTACTCAGGCACGCAATTGCTGGTGGATGTGGGGCAGATCTCCGCGAATCCGAGCACGACGGATTATGTGTTGGACGAGTACGTGTGGCTGGATGGTCGGCCCGTGGCGATCATCAAGTCCCGCTTCGAACATACATCGTTCGTGCGGATGGCGGATAACACCCAGGACTGCGCGCGTTTCAGTGTGGAGTCGGACGTTCCCTGCGGCACGTACTTCCCAGTGACGGATGGCATTGGGAAGCCCGTTCTCCTGCTGGATTCAAAGGGACGGATCAGCGGGACGGGGGATTACGAGCCATTCGGCCATGTCAATCGCGTTGCCCAATATGCTGCGGCTCAGGATCCCATCCCTTCCATGGCGACGCTCCAGGCGCCGGCGAACCCGGCGCTGGTCACCCAGGTCCGAGGCCGCTTTGAGTGGGTTTCCGTAGGGGTCCAAGAGGGTGTTTATCTCTCTGATGCCCAGAGCACTCCTTTGCAGGGCGCCAACAGCGGGGATGGACAGCTAGTGGGGGGAACCAGGGGGCATGTGCTTACGCCTGGCTGGGTGAATACCCCCTCGGATGGCACCTTCTATGTGGTTATTGCGCTCGATAATGATAGCCAGACTCATGCTACGGCCTATCTCAGCGGCTTCGAGTATCGCCGATATGAGCCCACCACTAAGCCGGTGTGGCTGCCTTTGCGTTACCCGGGACAGTATTATGATTCGGAAACCGAGCTGTTTGAAAACTGGAACCGGTACTACGACGCAAGCATTGGAAGGTTCTTTGCTCCTGACCCTGCTGTAGCTGAGCCCGTATTGATGATCGCGGCTTTGGAGAAAGGCCGTTCTATGGGGGCATATGCATATGCAGCAAATTCTCCTGTCGTGATGGTCGACACAACTGGGCTTCATGAGGCCGGTGAGACAGATATTTCTTCGGCATCGTCGGCCCAGGGGGAAGGAGTGGCTGAGTGCGCAAAAGATCCTCAATGCGCAGAGTTCATGGCGAGCTACGCCGTATCGGTTTCGCTATTGCAGGTTCAAGTGCCATTTGCGGCAGGTGTGGCACTCACGATCCTCGCAAATCCCGGTGAGTTGTCGGCGAATGATGGCTCGCAGCCATCGTCGAACGACACGACGGTTGCGCCACCATTGACCGAAACCCCTGCGACTGAGCCTTACGCGAGACCCGCAAATGCAACGACACCGGAGATGCGGGCGTCCGTTCAGGGAAAGCCATGTGCTGATTGTGGTGCTGTTACTCCCAACCAGAGGGCTGATCATATCAAGCCGCTCGTTGTGGAACATTACGAGACCGGAAAGATTGACCTGCAGAAGATGAGGACGATTGAGGCTGTTCGGCCACAGTGCCCTACGTGCTCGGCTCGGCAAGGAGGGATTTTGCGGCAGTTCTCTATGGCGATGAGGAGATTGATCAAGCGATGA
- a CDS encoding PAS domain S-box protein: MESPSASFDREDSEARTDAHSRLLLETLVASTPVGLAVVDLEQRFVQVNDALAEINGVPRAAHLGRKVQEIVPEMWPTLRPQYQRIMDGGAAQTVEVRGVTAKELGVERHFLVSYYPVRTGAGVLLGIGVIVVEVTEQRRAHDALVASEQRYRSLVEAMAQPVWTTNARGEVLEPAPRWMAFTGQTHTEHLGLGWLAGIHPDDRKRVVRGWVESLRTKKSYRGEFRLRFHAGGYRDVVGRAVPVFGDKGTIREWVATAEDITERKQAEAQAENERARLRAVLTSAPASIAILSGERQVFTLVNPLYKSLSGGADLMGLSIKDFDSERAVEYSRLLDKAYTEGEPFVEKEVPVTLNLEGDGMKATRQFDVAYQPLRDVKGHVDSVLSFAIDVTERVEARRKLEEWAASLSTQQQWLEAVLDRTPVAMILVEPWTGRILFANQAARQMAGGEIPGGLSEETYSQGSHRFTDEAGRELRMDEIPGIRAVKGIPVHGEAVVWHTPTGHYSLLVEAAPLPAQHGHPDTVLLALQDVTELRKTQAQLQHAVSLRDEFLTVASHELKTPLTPLQLRLQSLVRDAQAEQTLEALREHVVKTAETISGQIRKMTTLINDLLEVTQLTGPSAPLQLEDVDLADVVRTVVERFQPQAAKAGCEFIVEAPPGIVGRWDRHRLEQVASSLVSNALKYGAGHPVTLRVERHRGRARLSVRDEGIGIAPGSLQAIFEKFTRAVSTRHYGGLGLGLFITRQIVEAHHGTLRVDSQPGQGATFIVELLVR, from the coding sequence GTGGAGAGCCCCAGCGCAAGCTTCGACCGGGAGGACTCCGAGGCGCGCACCGATGCGCACTCCCGGCTGCTCCTCGAGACGCTGGTCGCCAGCACGCCCGTGGGGCTTGCCGTGGTGGACCTGGAGCAGCGCTTCGTCCAGGTCAACGACGCGCTGGCGGAGATCAACGGTGTCCCCCGCGCCGCCCACCTGGGCCGCAAGGTCCAGGAGATCGTCCCTGAGATGTGGCCGACGCTGCGGCCCCAGTACCAGCGCATCATGGACGGCGGGGCCGCGCAGACGGTGGAGGTCAGGGGTGTCACCGCCAAGGAGCTGGGCGTCGAGCGCCACTTCCTCGTCAGCTACTACCCGGTGCGCACGGGCGCGGGAGTCCTCCTGGGCATCGGCGTCATCGTGGTGGAGGTCACCGAGCAGCGCAGGGCCCATGACGCGCTGGTGGCCAGCGAGCAGCGCTACCGCTCGTTGGTGGAAGCCATGGCGCAGCCGGTGTGGACAACCAACGCTCGCGGCGAGGTGTTGGAGCCCGCGCCGCGCTGGATGGCCTTCACCGGCCAGACGCACACGGAGCACCTGGGGCTGGGCTGGCTCGCCGGCATCCACCCGGATGATCGAAAGCGCGTGGTGCGAGGCTGGGTGGAGTCCCTGCGCACGAAGAAGTCCTACCGGGGCGAGTTCCGCCTGCGCTTCCACGCGGGCGGCTATCGGGACGTGGTGGGCCGGGCCGTACCCGTGTTTGGTGACAAAGGCACCATCCGCGAATGGGTCGCCACGGCGGAGGACATCACCGAGCGCAAGCAGGCGGAGGCCCAGGCGGAGAACGAGCGCGCGAGGCTGCGCGCCGTGCTGACGAGCGCCCCGGCCTCCATCGCCATCCTCTCCGGCGAGCGCCAGGTCTTCACGCTGGTGAACCCCCTCTACAAGTCCCTGTCCGGGGGCGCGGACCTGATGGGCCTTTCCATCAAGGACTTCGACAGTGAGCGGGCGGTCGAGTACTCGCGGCTGCTGGACAAGGCCTACACCGAGGGAGAGCCGTTCGTGGAGAAAGAGGTCCCGGTCACCCTCAACCTCGAGGGTGATGGCATGAAGGCGACGCGGCAATTCGACGTGGCGTACCAGCCGCTGCGCGACGTGAAGGGCCACGTGGACTCCGTGCTGTCATTCGCCATCGACGTGACGGAGCGGGTGGAGGCGCGCAGGAAGCTGGAGGAGTGGGCCGCCTCGCTCAGCACCCAGCAGCAGTGGTTGGAGGCGGTGCTGGACCGCACGCCGGTGGCGATGATCCTGGTCGAGCCCTGGACCGGCCGCATCCTCTTCGCGAACCAGGCGGCCAGGCAGATGGCCGGTGGTGAAATTCCCGGTGGCCTGAGCGAGGAGACCTACAGCCAGGGTTCGCACCGTTTCACGGATGAAGCAGGCCGTGAGCTCCGCATGGATGAGATCCCCGGCATCCGCGCGGTGAAGGGCATCCCGGTGCACGGCGAGGCAGTCGTCTGGCATACGCCCACCGGGCACTACTCCCTGCTGGTGGAAGCGGCTCCCCTGCCCGCCCAGCACGGCCATCCGGACACGGTCCTCCTGGCGCTCCAGGACGTCACCGAGCTGCGCAAGACGCAGGCCCAGTTGCAGCACGCGGTGTCGCTCCGGGACGAATTCCTGACGGTGGCGTCCCACGAATTGAAGACGCCGCTGACACCGTTGCAGCTCAGGCTCCAATCCCTGGTGAGGGATGCACAGGCGGAGCAGACGCTGGAGGCGCTGCGGGAGCACGTGGTGAAGACGGCGGAGACCATCTCAGGGCAGATCCGGAAGATGACCACGCTGATCAACGACCTGTTGGAGGTGACACAGCTCACGGGCCCCTCCGCGCCGTTGCAGTTGGAGGACGTGGACCTGGCCGACGTGGTGCGCACCGTCGTGGAGCGTTTCCAGCCCCAGGCCGCGAAGGCGGGCTGTGAGTTCATCGTCGAAGCGCCCCCGGGCATCGTGGGCCGTTGGGACCGCCACCGGCTGGAGCAGGTGGCGAGCAGCCTGGTGTCCAACGCGCTGAAGTACGGCGCCGGGCACCCGGTGACGCTGCGTGTGGAGCGTCACCGGGGCCGGGCCAGGCTGAGCGTGAGGGACGAAGGCATCGGCATCGCGCCAGGAAGCCTCCAGGCCATCTTCGAGAAGTTCACCCGCGCCGTTTCCACCCGGCACTACGGTGGCTTGGGTTTGGGCCTCTTCATCACGAGGCAGATTGTCGAAGCCCACCACGGCACCCTGCGCGTGGACAGCCAACCCGGGCAGGGCGCGACGTTCATCGTGGAACTGCTAGTTCGATAG